A section of the Oryza sativa Japonica Group chromosome 1, ASM3414082v1 genome encodes:
- the LOC4324420 gene encoding uncharacterized protein — protein sequence MEISFEAWEGVQRHGQDIADRLAQGFTGLLQAQPPQFPWPAASHKRIPFEIDLPVVPFGASRGARAGKEFFPAAAVASVIDIGGRLGQAGVEIGASVGGAVQHAVRQLPLPFRNGQIRRRKLPPQPQAPSPAAAVGEAAVGLSVERAVDRCPLEAAAAAAAAATGSAAASTVSGAVGGDDVDEEDEGFGCEIGTFGNFKKSKGTVNVSASYNTRNHDIESSVVARGDLWRLEASRSSSTSGNDSSPLYLVQLGPLLFVRDSTLLLPVHLSKQHLLWYGYDRKNGVHSLCPAFWSKHRKWLMMSMVCLNPVACSFMDLQFPNGQLTYVAGEGITASGFLPLFGGLLQAHGKYPGETRVSFSCKNKQGTRFTPMFQWPDKSLSFGVTQALAWKRSGLMVRPSVQVSLCPTFGGNDPGVRAEVIHSLKEELNVMCGLSCSRHPSAFTALSIGRSKWNGQMGSSGVVVTLETPLNNIGRPSLSVQLNGGFEI from the exons ATGGAGATCTCGTTCGAGGCGTGGGAGGGCGTGCAGCGGCACGGCCAGGACATCGCGGACCGCCTCGCGCAGGGGTTCACCGGCCTGCTCCAGGCGCAGCCGCCGCAGTTCccgtggccggcggcgtcgcACAAGCGGATTCCCTTCGAGATCGACCTCCCCGTGGTCCCCTTCGGCGCCTCCCGCGGTGCCCGGGCCGGGAAGGAGTTCTtccccgccgcggccgtcgcctCCGTCATCGACATCGGCGGGAGGCTCGGCCAGGCTGGCGTGGAGATTGGGGCGTCCGTCGGTGGCGCCGTGCAGCACGCCGTGCGCCAGCTGCCCCTGCCGTTCCGGAACGGCCAGATCCGGCGCCGCAAGCTGCCGCCGCAGCCTCAGGCGCCCTCGCCCGCGGCTGCGGTGGgtgaggcggcggtggggctcTCGGTAGAGAGGGCTGTCGACAGGTGCCCTCTAGAGGCagctgcggcggccgccgctgccgcaacCGGTAGCGCTGCAGCGTCCACGGTCAGTGGTGCTGTGGGCGGAGATGACGTAGATGAGGAAGATGAGGGATTCGGCTGCGAGATTGGTACTTTTGGAAACTTTAAGAAGTCTAAG GGTACAGTAAATGTCTCGGCTTCATACAATACCAGGAACCACGACATTGAGAGTTCTGTTGTTGCACGTGGAGACCTTTGGAGGCTGGAGGCATCACGCAGCAGTTCAACTTCCGGAAACGATAGCTCACCTCTATACCTTGTTCAGTTGGGACCGTTACTTTTTGTCCGAGACTCTACACTCCTTTTGCCTGTTCATCTATCGAAGCAACATCTGCTTTGGTATGGTTATGATCGCAAG AATGGAGTCCATTCTCTCTGCCCTGCTTTTTGGTCAAAACATCGGAAATGGTTGATGATGTCAATGGTTTGCCTCAATCCAGTAGCTTGT TCCTTCATGGACCTGCAGTTCCCCAATGGACAACTAACATATGTTGCTGGCGAGGGGATTACAGCAAGTGGTTTTCTTCCATTATTTGGTGGGTTGCTTCAAGCTCATGGGAAATACCCTGGAGAAACTAGAGTCAGCTTCTCTTGCAAG aatAAGCAAGGCACCAGGTTCACTCCTATGTTTCAATGGCCTGACAAGTCTCTGTCATTTGGAGTTACTCAAGCCTTAGCATGGAAAAGATCTGGTCTCATGGTGAGGCCCAGTGTGCAAGTCAG TTTATGCCCTACATTTGGAGGAAATGATCCTGGGGTACGTGCAGAGGTTATCCATTCATTGAAAGAGGAATTGAATGTAATGTGCGGTTTGTCTTGCTCAAGACATCCATCAGCCTTTACTGCTCTGTCT ATTGGGAGATCCAAGTGGAATGGTCAAATGGGCAGTTCCGGAGTGGTCGTTACCTTGGAAACACCCCTTAATAACATTGGAAGGCCATCTTTATCCGTTCAATTGAATGGAGGTTTTGAAATTTAG